Proteins from a genomic interval of Niabella soli DSM 19437:
- a CDS encoding vWA domain-containing protein, translating to MRGIQFSGFDPKSEGKTPFEKMLDIFMQLLTYTSGDVAEALQWLNELDKEYQLGNDEYGVGDFIEELKQKGYIKEDEQKGEIRITPKTEQGIRKKSLEEIFGKLKKAGKGDHKTFKPGQGDEINPETRPFQFGDMLEQIDFTESIRNAQINHGIDSFHMQEDDLTIRESDFKTQTSTVLMIDISHSMILYGEDRITPAKKVAMALSELITTRYPKDTLDIVVFGNDAWPVEIKDLPYLQVGPYHTNTVAGLELAMDLLRRRKNPNKQIFMITDGKPTCLKIGKRYYKNAFGLDRKVVNRCMNLAASCKKLKIPITTFMIATDPYLQRFVQEFTEMNHGKAYFASLDNLGSFIFKDFESGKSKIV from the coding sequence ATGAGAGGGATACAATTTTCGGGGTTTGATCCCAAAAGCGAAGGGAAAACGCCTTTTGAAAAAATGCTGGATATTTTCATGCAGCTCCTCACCTATACCAGCGGGGATGTGGCGGAAGCCCTGCAGTGGCTCAATGAGCTGGATAAGGAATACCAATTAGGCAATGATGAATATGGCGTCGGCGATTTCATTGAAGAGCTGAAACAGAAAGGTTATATAAAAGAAGATGAACAAAAAGGTGAGATCAGGATCACTCCCAAAACAGAACAGGGGATCCGCAAAAAAAGCCTGGAAGAAATTTTCGGAAAACTAAAAAAGGCCGGAAAAGGAGACCATAAAACCTTCAAACCCGGCCAGGGCGACGAAATTAATCCCGAAACACGTCCGTTTCAATTCGGCGATATGCTGGAGCAGATTGATTTCACCGAATCTATACGTAACGCACAGATCAATCATGGCATCGATAGTTTTCATATGCAGGAAGATGATCTTACCATCAGGGAATCTGATTTCAAAACGCAGACCTCCACGGTTTTGATGATCGATATCTCCCACTCCATGATCCTTTACGGCGAAGACCGCATCACTCCCGCAAAAAAAGTGGCAATGGCGCTGAGTGAACTGATCACCACACGCTATCCGAAAGACACGCTGGATATTGTGGTATTTGGCAATGATGCGTGGCCGGTTGAAATAAAGGACCTGCCCTATTTACAGGTAGGCCCTTATCATACAAACACGGTTGCCGGGCTGGAACTGGCGATGGACCTGTTGCGGCGACGCAAAAACCCCAACAAGCAGATCTTCATGATCACCGATGGTAAGCCCACTTGTCTTAAAATAGGGAAACGCTATTATAAAAATGCTTTTGGGCTGGATCGTAAAGTGGTCAATCGTTGCATGAACCTTGCGGCCTCCTGTAAAAAACTAAAGATCCCCATCACCACTTTTATGATCGCCACCGACCCTTACCTGCAGCGGTTTGTACAGGAGTTTACCGAAATGAATCACGGCAAAGCCTATTTTGCTTCCTTAGATAATCTGGGCTCGTTTATTTTTAAGGATTTTGAGAGTGGTAAATCAAAAATAGTCTGA
- a CDS encoding Lrp/AsnC family transcriptional regulator — MAKKMLPAAESAAQELPVILDKKDLEILKLLQENARMPVKEIAENIHLSPTPVHERIRRMENGGIIKQYAALLDPQKLNKGMMVLCYVSLKQHDKKAGLKFIQAINALHEVIECYSISGEFDFMLKVMARDMVGFYDFHVNKLSQVENLGHVQSIFVMGVIKETHLLL; from the coding sequence ATGGCTAAAAAAATGTTACCCGCAGCAGAATCGGCGGCTCAGGAGTTGCCCGTTATATTAGATAAGAAGGATCTGGAGATCTTAAAGTTGCTCCAGGAAAATGCACGGATGCCCGTTAAGGAGATTGCTGAAAATATTCATTTAAGTCCGACCCCCGTGCATGAGCGCATCCGGCGGATGGAAAACGGCGGCATCATTAAGCAATATGCGGCCTTACTGGATCCGCAGAAACTGAATAAGGGAATGATGGTGCTTTGTTATGTTTCTTTAAAGCAACACGATAAAAAAGCGGGATTGAAGTTTATCCAGGCCATCAACGCTTTGCATGAAGTAATCGAATGCTACAGTATTTCCGGCGAGTTTGATTTTATGCTGAAAGTAATGGCAAGAGATATGGTGGGGTTTTACGATTTTCATGTGAACAAACTAAGCCAGGTGGAAAATCTGGGGCATGTGCAGAGTATTTTTGTAATGGGAGTGATTAAAGAAACGCACTTGTTGTTGTGA
- a CDS encoding GxxExxY protein, whose protein sequence is MYQLTEKEHHLRKEIVDCTFRVHKSLGPRLLEKIYEVCICHELAKKGINYLRQAYLPICYDGLKFDEGLRMDIFIGDLIICELKAVDIVNPVWEAQILSHLKLAGKHVGFLINFNVAKIKYGIRRYCLE, encoded by the coding sequence ATGTATCAACTCACTGAAAAAGAACACCACCTTCGCAAAGAAATCGTTGACTGTACATTCAGGGTACACAAATCGCTTGGTCCTCGATTATTGGAGAAAATTTATGAAGTATGTATCTGCCATGAACTGGCAAAAAAAGGAATTAATTATTTACGTCAGGCATACTTACCCATTTGCTATGATGGGCTAAAATTTGATGAAGGGTTAAGGATGGATATTTTTATAGGAGACCTTATAATCTGCGAACTAAAGGCAGTAGATATTGTTAATCCAGTTTGGGAGGCTCAAATCCTCAGTCATTTGAAGTTAGCGGGCAAACATGTCGGTTTTCTTATTAATTTCAATGTTGCAAAAATAAAATATGGAATCAGGCGATATTGCCTCGAATAA
- a CDS encoding energy transducer TonB — protein sequence MKRITALMIVLSLFAIGKKGNANNNFNNRDTIPSVESLRAAKDSLLFTTVEKDATYPGGCQAWLDFLSSHVNADVPLLCGAKPGSYTVAIQFIVEPDGKVTHVKGLTHFGFGMEREVVRVIRKSKQWEPAMQNGRYVRAYRKQPMTFNIAEAPKTKIKFSDLFSRDKK from the coding sequence ATGAAACGTATAACTGCTTTAATGATTGTTTTGTCATTGTTTGCTATTGGCAAGAAGGGAAATGCAAATAATAATTTTAATAACCGGGATACTATTCCCAGCGTGGAATCGCTCAGGGCGGCAAAAGATTCCTTGCTGTTTACAACGGTAGAAAAAGATGCCACTTATCCTGGCGGCTGCCAGGCATGGCTTGATTTTTTATCCTCTCATGTTAATGCGGATGTTCCTCTCCTTTGTGGTGCAAAGCCGGGCTCCTATACGGTAGCGATCCAGTTTATTGTGGAGCCTGATGGAAAGGTAACTCATGTGAAGGGGCTAACCCACTTCGGTTTTGGAATGGAGCGGGAAGTGGTGCGTGTTATCAGAAAATCAAAACAATGGGAGCCTGCTATGCAAAACGGAAGGTATGTAAGAGCGTATAGAAAACAGCCCATGACTTTTAATATTGCCGAGGCACCAAAGACAAAAATAAAGTTCTCCGATCTTTTCTCCAGAGATAAAAAGTGA
- a CDS encoding FKBP-type peptidyl-prolyl cis-trans isomerase, with product MKYLLTIGLISLGTISISAQTKKPAPVKKTAPVKTTAAATAGSTAIVLKNMADSASYAIGVNIAQSMKKDLGDLNTTVLLNAMKSTFDGKAPLMNDEVSEKIMMAYSEKVKENQSAATIKEGKDFLEKNKTAAGVKATASGLQYVVLKEGAGEKPTAADTVICHYKGALLNGTEFDNSYDRGEPLTIPVSGVIKGWTEGLQLMSKGSKYKFFIPYDLGYGLRGAPPTIPGGSTLVFEVELLDVKKGK from the coding sequence ATGAAGTATTTGCTCACAATCGGCTTAATAAGCCTCGGAACCATTTCAATATCCGCCCAGACAAAAAAGCCGGCACCGGTAAAAAAAACAGCGCCCGTTAAGACAACAGCGGCGGCAACTGCTGGCAGCACGGCAATCGTTTTAAAAAACATGGCAGACTCCGCCAGCTACGCCATCGGCGTTAACATAGCCCAGTCTATGAAAAAGGATCTGGGAGATCTGAACACCACTGTGCTGCTCAATGCCATGAAAAGCACTTTCGACGGTAAGGCGCCCCTTATGAATGACGAAGTATCAGAAAAAATAATGATGGCCTATTCTGAAAAAGTAAAAGAGAATCAATCCGCAGCTACTATAAAAGAAGGGAAAGATTTTTTGGAAAAAAATAAAACCGCGGCAGGCGTAAAAGCTACCGCCAGCGGACTGCAATATGTTGTATTAAAAGAAGGAGCTGGTGAAAAGCCAACCGCAGCAGACACTGTTATCTGTCATTATAAAGGTGCCTTGCTGAACGGAACAGAATTCGACAATTCTTACGACCGTGGCGAGCCCTTAACCATTCCGGTGAGTGGCGTGATCAAGGGCTGGACAGAGGGGCTGCAATTAATGAGCAAAGGCTCCAAATACAAGTTCTTTATTCCTTATGACCTGGGCTATGGTTTAAGAGGCGCCCCCCCTACCATCCCCGGTGGCAGTACGCTGGTTTTTGAAGTAGAATTACTGGACGTAAAGAAAGGGAAGTAG
- a CDS encoding DUF4822 domain-containing protein, with protein sequence MKRTTTFSFLIASAMLLGVFASCTKDNSPVEPPMTPSQILSSTAWETTSGRDAEGKTLPITDPNVTNFVGFAYFKSDSTFTMYNLDDSPKMHGDWWLSEDGKTRTIVAKDNNGTVLFTRVVDMVVLTTKEFTYRVYPDATNKAVYYDIIHTPTNHPEPTK encoded by the coding sequence ATGAAAAGAACAACTACTTTTAGTTTTTTAATCGCAAGCGCAATGCTGTTAGGCGTTTTCGCCAGTTGTACAAAGGACAACAGTCCTGTTGAGCCGCCAATGACTCCCAGCCAAATTTTATCGTCTACTGCCTGGGAAACCACCAGCGGAAGAGATGCTGAAGGCAAAACCCTTCCCATCACCGACCCGAACGTTACGAACTTTGTTGGGTTTGCTTATTTTAAATCCGACAGTACCTTTACAATGTACAACCTGGATGATTCTCCAAAAATGCACGGCGACTGGTGGCTTTCAGAAGATGGTAAAACAAGGACCATTGTTGCAAAAGACAATAACGGAACAGTGCTCTTCACCCGTGTTGTGGATATGGTAGTATTAACAACAAAAGAGTTTACTTACCGGGTATACCCGGATGCTACCAATAAAGCGGTGTATTACGACATTATTCATACGCCTACCAACCATCCTGAGCCCACGAAATAA
- a CDS encoding acyl-CoA thioesterase: protein MKQFIKETEIRWSDLDPNGHLRHSVYYDWGAYARVSFLNEQGLSPDRMMELHVGPVIFREECVFKREIRLGDTAAIQLELVSARRDFSRWTVRHFIYKNEAVLAAVLTLDGAWIDTLKRKLTIPPPEAVKVFSEMPLAEGFKWTD from the coding sequence ATGAAACAATTTATAAAAGAAACGGAGATCCGCTGGTCTGACCTGGACCCCAACGGGCATCTGCGGCATAGTGTTTATTATGATTGGGGCGCCTACGCGCGGGTCAGCTTTTTAAATGAACAGGGATTGTCGCCCGACCGGATGATGGAGTTGCACGTGGGGCCTGTTATCTTCAGGGAGGAATGTGTATTTAAAAGGGAAATACGACTGGGAGACACTGCCGCTATTCAGTTGGAATTGGTAAGTGCCCGCAGAGACTTTTCCCGTTGGACCGTGCGGCATTTTATTTATAAAAACGAAGCGGTCCTTGCGGCAGTGCTGACGCTGGATGGCGCCTGGATCGATACGTTAAAACGTAAGCTGACGATTCCGCCACCGGAAGCGGTAAAGGTGTTTAGTGAAATGCCGTTAGCCGAAGGTTTTAAATGGACGGATTAA
- a CDS encoding sigma 54-interacting transcriptional regulator, producing MPRINKTGSVSVFPTLPAMNNIDTLGKLKASGYQSKSIKEEIRQNLIQQLKSGAATFPGIVGYEDSVIPETERALLSQHNILFLGLRGQAKTRMARQMTSLLDEYIPVVEGSDINDDPLNPISKYAKDLIAEKGDATPIAWLSRTQRYGEKLATPDVSVADLIGDIDPIKAANLKLSFADERVLHYGIIPRSNRGIFVINELPDLQARIQVSLFNILEEGDIQIRGFKLRMPLDILFVFTANPEDYTNRGSIVTPLKDRIQSQILTHYPRTLEHALEITEQEAGIHEEQKELVRVSDLVKRLIEQVAFEARNSELVDKKSGVSARLTISALENAVSTAERRALLNKEKNTQIWLSDLAGIIPSITGKVELVYEGEQEGPLQVAMNLVDKAIRSQFIQYFPNPEQLNKRRNTGKPSSQAKADENPYRPIINWFDKGNHLDVDFNATDTSKVQQLYQVEGLHALVKKYFSGANELQSALLMEFILYGLAAYSLISKKLFETKVAFKDLFGSMMSSGVSDEDEDFGFEEDQ from the coding sequence TTGCCTCGAATAAATAAAACAGGAAGCGTTTCCGTCTTCCCGACCTTACCGGCCATGAACAATATTGACACTCTGGGTAAATTAAAAGCAAGCGGCTATCAATCGAAAAGCATTAAAGAAGAGATCAGACAAAATCTTATACAACAATTAAAGTCAGGGGCAGCAACCTTTCCGGGCATTGTAGGCTATGAAGATTCCGTGATCCCCGAAACGGAGCGGGCCTTATTAAGCCAGCATAATATTCTTTTCCTGGGCCTGCGCGGACAGGCAAAGACAAGGATGGCCCGGCAGATGACCTCCCTGCTGGATGAATATATCCCGGTAGTAGAAGGAAGCGACATCAACGACGATCCGTTAAATCCGATCTCAAAATACGCTAAAGATCTTATTGCAGAAAAAGGAGACGCCACCCCCATTGCGTGGCTCAGCCGCACACAACGTTATGGCGAAAAGCTGGCCACCCCGGATGTAAGCGTGGCCGACCTTATCGGGGATATCGATCCCATCAAAGCAGCAAACCTTAAATTGAGTTTTGCTGATGAGCGGGTATTGCATTATGGAATTATCCCCCGAAGTAACCGCGGAATTTTTGTGATCAATGAACTGCCCGATCTGCAGGCACGCATCCAGGTATCACTTTTCAACATTCTCGAAGAGGGCGATATCCAGATCAGAGGATTTAAGCTAAGAATGCCCCTGGATATTTTATTTGTGTTTACCGCAAACCCCGAAGACTATACCAACAGGGGCTCCATCGTAACGCCTTTAAAAGACCGGATCCAAAGCCAGATACTGACCCACTATCCCAGAACCCTGGAGCACGCCTTGGAAATCACCGAACAGGAAGCAGGCATCCATGAAGAACAAAAAGAGCTGGTGCGGGTAAGCGATCTCGTAAAACGCCTCATCGAACAGGTGGCTTTTGAAGCACGCAACAGCGAGCTGGTCGATAAAAAAAGCGGCGTCAGCGCCCGCCTTACCATCTCCGCTTTAGAAAACGCCGTAAGCACGGCCGAACGAAGAGCATTGCTCAATAAAGAAAAAAACACACAGATCTGGCTCTCGGACCTGGCGGGGATCATTCCTTCCATTACGGGTAAAGTAGAGCTGGTATATGAAGGAGAACAGGAAGGCCCTTTGCAGGTAGCCATGAACCTGGTGGATAAAGCCATCCGTTCCCAGTTTATACAATATTTTCCCAACCCCGAGCAACTCAATAAAAGGCGCAATACCGGCAAGCCTTCCTCGCAGGCCAAAGCCGATGAAAATCCATACCGGCCCATTATTAACTGGTTTGATAAAGGCAATCACCTGGACGTTGATTTCAACGCAACCGATACCAGCAAAGTACAGCAGCTCTACCAGGTAGAGGGTCTGCATGCATTGGTAAAAAAATATTTTTCCGGCGCCAATGAACTGCAATCCGCGCTGCTAATGGAATTTATCCTATACGGGCTGGCAGCTTATTCGCTGATCAGCAAAAAACTGTTTGAAACAAAGGTCGCCTTCAAAGACCTCTTTGGCAGTATGATGAGCTCCGGTGTATCGGACGAAGACGAAGATTTCGGTTTTGAAGAAGACCAATAA